A genomic stretch from Candidatus Acidiferrales bacterium includes:
- a CDS encoding L-fucose isomerase encodes MSKQIIKMNIPVKRLRGSMPKIGIRPVIDGRRKGVRESLENQTMQMAKNAAKFLTESLRHSNGLPVECVIADQTIGGAAEAAEAAEKFAREGVGVSLTLTPCWCYGTEVMDSDPLVPKAVWGFNGTERPGAVYLAAALAGYSQKGLPTFGIYGKDVQDMSDSRIPDDVKEKLMRFAKSGLAVAEMRGKSYLSIGGTSMGIVGSVVSPDFFADYLGMRNESVDMSELVRRIDEGIFDRDEYRKALEWTKSYCKEGEDVNLEKDRASRQRKDNEWETVVKMAIIAKDLMVGNEKLAQLGFKEESMGHNAIVAGFQGQRQWTDHFPNGDFLEAILNSSFDWNGIREPFVMATENDSLNGTAMLFGHLLADTAQIFSDVRTYWSPASVKRVTGKSLKGRAANGILHLINSGSTSLDATGRQRLKGKPVMKPFWEITSEDVVACLEATKWCPAVREYFRGGGFSSQFLTEGEMPVTMSRVNLIKGLGPVLQIAEGFTIDLPAAVHRKLDRRTNPTWPTTWFAPILTGKGAFTDVYSVMANWGANHGAISYGHIGHKLITLASMLRIPVNMHNVSHERIYRPSAWSGFGTQDLEGADFRACKNFGPLYGKG; translated from the coding sequence ATGAGTAAACAGATTATAAAAATGAACATACCCGTAAAGCGCCTTCGGGGAAGCATGCCGAAAATAGGTATTCGTCCAGTGATAGACGGAAGAAGAAAAGGCGTTCGCGAGTCTCTTGAGAATCAGACGATGCAAATGGCAAAGAATGCGGCAAAATTCTTGACGGAGAGTCTCCGTCATTCGAACGGATTGCCCGTTGAGTGCGTGATTGCCGATCAGACGATCGGAGGTGCAGCCGAGGCGGCAGAAGCTGCCGAGAAGTTCGCGCGTGAGGGAGTCGGAGTTTCGCTTACCCTAACTCCGTGCTGGTGCTATGGAACTGAGGTGATGGATTCCGATCCATTGGTTCCTAAGGCTGTCTGGGGATTCAACGGGACCGAGCGGCCCGGGGCCGTATATCTTGCTGCAGCCCTCGCGGGATATTCGCAAAAAGGATTGCCGACATTTGGCATTTATGGCAAAGACGTTCAGGACATGTCGGACTCTCGAATTCCGGACGATGTCAAAGAGAAGCTTATGCGATTCGCCAAATCCGGACTCGCCGTCGCTGAGATGAGAGGCAAGTCATATCTCTCAATCGGTGGAACGTCGATGGGCATCGTGGGTTCCGTAGTCAGTCCTGATTTTTTTGCCGACTATCTCGGTATGAGAAACGAATCGGTGGATATGTCCGAGCTCGTAAGGAGAATTGACGAAGGAATATTCGATCGGGATGAATACAGAAAAGCTTTAGAGTGGACAAAGTCATACTGCAAAGAAGGTGAAGATGTCAACCTGGAGAAGGACCGTGCTTCGCGCCAAAGAAAAGATAATGAATGGGAAACTGTGGTAAAGATGGCCATCATAGCCAAGGATTTGATGGTCGGCAACGAGAAGCTTGCGCAGCTTGGCTTTAAGGAAGAGTCGATGGGTCACAACGCGATAGTCGCCGGGTTTCAGGGACAACGTCAATGGACCGACCATTTCCCGAACGGAGATTTTCTCGAAGCGATACTGAACTCATCGTTCGATTGGAACGGGATTCGCGAGCCGTTCGTGATGGCAACTGAGAACGACAGCCTGAACGGTACAGCTATGCTCTTCGGGCATCTTCTCGCCGACACTGCGCAGATATTCTCCGATGTCCGGACTTACTGGAGTCCTGCGTCCGTAAAACGAGTGACGGGAAAATCATTGAAGGGGAGAGCAGCAAACGGGATACTGCATCTCATCAACTCAGGCTCAACTTCGCTCGATGCAACCGGCAGACAGCGCTTGAAAGGGAAACCTGTGATGAAACCTTTCTGGGAGATCACTTCAGAAGATGTTGTTGCTTGTCTCGAGGCAACGAAATGGTGTCCTGCTGTCAGGGAATATTTCAGAGGAGGCGGCTTCTCTTCGCAGTTTCTGACCGAAGGCGAAATGCCCGTTACAATGAGTCGAGTAAACCTTATAAAGGGACTGGGCCCCGTCCTTCAGATCGCCGAAGGATTCACGATTGATCTCCCCGCCGCCGTCCATAGAAAACTCGACCGTAGAACGAATCCGACCTGGCCCACGACATGGTTTGCTCCGATACTGACCGGGAAAGGGGCGTTCACCGACGTTTACTCGGTCATGGCAAACTGGGGAGCCAACCATGGTGCGATAAGCTATGGACACATCGGTCATAAGCTCATAACGCTGGCCTCGATGCTTCGTATCCCGGTGAACATGCACAACGTTTCTCACGAAAGAATTTACAGGCCGAGTGCGTGGAGTGGCTTCGGGACGCAAGACTTGGAAGGTGCCGATTTCAGAGCGTGCAAAAATTTCGGACCGCTCTACGGGAAAGGCTGA
- a CDS encoding rhamnulokinase family protein encodes MSVSKFLAVDLGAESGRAFVGVLNDRNIHLEEIHRFPNIPIVVSGHLHWDAVALFKEIKKSLRLAVQKGHEDIESLGIDTWGVDFGLVKREDGAVDSPFTYRDSRTNGMMEKVFERISGEEIYARTGIQLMQINSLYQLYSVKQQSGGRVDGFDKLLFMPDLMNYFLTGNKFSEYTIASTSQMLSASSKEWDKEIFSKLDLPIDIMAQVVQPGTVIGTPLPSIMKESGMKRRINVVAVGSHDTASAIAAVPAIEGHWAYLSSGTWSLIGIEAEQPIINELSRSSNFTNEGGVGGKITFLQNIMGLWLLQEVRRSWEKKGDQYSYDELAAMARDTKEFKCLVNPSDNSFLNPPNMQVAIVDFCKKTNQPCPETKGEIVRCIFESLAFSYRSALKKIRQITSRPVEKLHIVGGGCQNEMLNQFTADSTDIPVVAGPVEATALGNILVQAMSSGKVNSLEEGRKIGGKSFPLKKYFPQQSEKWGEVYERIPFSF; translated from the coding sequence ATGTCTGTCTCGAAGTTTCTCGCTGTAGATCTCGGCGCTGAAAGCGGAAGAGCTTTCGTCGGAGTTTTGAATGACCGAAACATCCATCTCGAAGAAATCCACAGGTTTCCTAATATCCCCATAGTTGTTTCGGGTCATCTCCATTGGGATGCCGTCGCCTTGTTCAAAGAAATTAAGAAGTCGCTCCGGCTTGCGGTGCAAAAAGGACACGAGGACATCGAGTCTCTAGGCATCGATACCTGGGGAGTGGATTTCGGACTCGTGAAAAGGGAAGATGGCGCAGTCGACTCTCCATTTACTTACAGGGATTCACGAACAAATGGAATGATGGAAAAAGTTTTCGAGAGAATTTCGGGGGAAGAAATCTACGCAAGAACGGGCATCCAGCTCATGCAGATTAATTCACTTTATCAGCTGTATAGTGTGAAGCAGCAGTCCGGCGGGAGGGTCGACGGATTCGACAAACTCCTCTTCATGCCGGACCTGATGAATTATTTTCTGACGGGGAACAAATTTTCCGAATACACCATTGCCTCCACTTCCCAGATGCTGAGTGCGAGCTCGAAGGAATGGGACAAAGAAATCTTTTCTAAACTCGATTTGCCAATAGATATCATGGCTCAGGTCGTCCAGCCAGGAACGGTAATTGGCACGCCGCTGCCCTCAATTATGAAAGAGTCGGGTATGAAAAGAAGAATCAACGTTGTCGCGGTCGGGAGCCATGATACCGCGAGTGCGATTGCGGCCGTACCGGCTATCGAAGGACATTGGGCATATCTCAGCTCCGGCACCTGGTCGCTCATCGGCATCGAAGCGGAACAGCCGATCATCAACGAACTCTCTCGCTCGAGTAATTTCACAAACGAAGGCGGAGTCGGAGGGAAAATAACTTTTTTGCAAAACATCATGGGCTTGTGGCTGCTGCAGGAAGTGAGAAGGAGCTGGGAGAAGAAAGGCGACCAATATAGCTATGATGAACTTGCAGCGATGGCGCGTGATACGAAGGAGTTCAAGTGTCTTGTGAATCCGAGCGACAATTCGTTCTTGAATCCTCCGAACATGCAGGTGGCGATCGTTGACTTCTGCAAGAAGACAAATCAACCGTGTCCTGAAACAAAAGGCGAAATTGTCCGATGTATATTTGAGAGTCTGGCTTTCAGCTACAGATCGGCGTTGAAAAAGATAAGACAGATCACGAGCCGTCCTGTTGAAAAACTGCATATCGTCGGCGGCGGATGTCAAAACGAGATGTTAAACCAATTCACCGCGGATTCCACCGATATTCCTGTGGTCGCTGGACCCGTCGAGGCGACGGCGCTCGGGAATATACTGGTACAGGCGATGTCAAGCGGAAAGGTCAATTCACTTGAAGAAGGCAGGAAAATTGGCGGCAAATCGTTCCCATTGAAGAAATACTTTCCTCAACAATCGGAGAAGTGGGGTGAGGTGTATGAAAGAATCCCGTTCAGTTTCTGA
- a CDS encoding bifunctional aldolase/short-chain dehydrogenase: protein MALNQNSFKNVSYLWSEAKASELSGDEVALLVYRSNLLGTDLRITNYGGGNTSCKAVGKDPLMGKDVEVMWVKGSGGDLGTMTKSGLAALYVDRLRNLQNIYRGIKHEDEMVELFNHCIFDLNSKAPSIDTPLHGFLPFKHIDHMHPDAAIAIAASKDGKKIITDLFGGMVGWIEWQRPGFDLALKLKKFVDEHSGSRGLILASHGLFTWGDTSYSCYVNTLDVIEKCAEYINEKVRKQRSVFGGVKVKSLAREERLRSAAWLSPILRGYCSSQTKMVGHFTDEEAVLEFVNSKNLDRLAEMGTSCPDHFLRTKIRPLVLKLKTDRTMRDVGEAKERIAPQFEAYRKMYSEYYGKCKHPDSPAMRDPNPVVILQPGVGMFTFAKDKQTARVAAEFYVNAINVMRGAEAISDYVALKRQEAFNIEYWLLEEAKLARRPKPKPLSGRVALITGSAGGIGKAIAEKFVKESACVIICDNDKQRLEGAKAEFSKKYGRDVFIADTVDVTNSSDVQELFDEASLAFGGVDIVVNCAGLSISKPLEGHTEKDWDIQYDVMVKGQFLVTQKGVEVMRKQNFGGDVLNIVSKNALVSGPNNAAYGSAKAAQLHLSRLNAAELGKDRIRVNIVNPDAVITDSKIWSGAWAEGRAKAYGVKVKELPSFYAKRTLLNEIINPEDIANACFAFVCGLLDKSTGNVLNVDGGVAAAFVR from the coding sequence ATGGCACTAAATCAGAACAGTTTTAAAAACGTAAGTTATTTATGGAGCGAAGCGAAAGCGTCCGAGCTCAGCGGAGACGAAGTGGCCTTATTGGTCTACCGCTCAAACCTCCTGGGGACGGACCTCAGGATCACAAACTACGGCGGCGGAAACACCTCATGCAAAGCCGTCGGCAAGGATCCGCTGATGGGAAAAGATGTGGAAGTCATGTGGGTGAAAGGATCGGGCGGAGACCTTGGAACCATGACTAAGAGCGGCCTGGCTGCGCTCTATGTCGATCGGCTCAGGAATTTGCAGAATATCTATCGGGGCATCAAACATGAAGATGAAATGGTTGAGCTCTTCAACCATTGCATATTCGATCTCAACTCGAAGGCCCCGTCGATCGATACGCCGCTCCATGGTTTTCTTCCTTTCAAACACATCGATCACATGCATCCCGACGCAGCCATCGCGATCGCCGCCTCGAAGGACGGGAAAAAGATTATCACGGATTTGTTCGGCGGCATGGTAGGCTGGATAGAATGGCAGCGTCCCGGCTTCGATTTGGCTCTGAAGCTCAAAAAATTTGTAGATGAACATTCCGGAAGCCGCGGGCTCATCCTCGCCTCGCACGGCCTATTTACCTGGGGCGACACTTCATATTCATGCTATGTGAATACTCTGGATGTCATTGAAAAATGCGCCGAGTACATAAATGAAAAAGTCCGCAAGCAACGCTCAGTGTTCGGTGGAGTGAAAGTTAAGTCGCTTGCCAGAGAGGAGCGGTTGAGGAGTGCCGCATGGCTGTCGCCGATTCTGAGAGGCTATTGTTCTTCGCAGACTAAGATGGTCGGCCACTTCACGGATGAAGAAGCGGTGCTTGAGTTTGTCAATTCGAAAAATCTCGATAGACTGGCGGAGATGGGCACGAGCTGCCCTGACCATTTTCTGCGCACGAAGATCAGACCTCTGGTCCTCAAATTGAAAACCGACCGGACAATGAGGGATGTCGGGGAGGCAAAAGAAAGGATTGCTCCTCAGTTCGAGGCTTACAGAAAAATGTATTCGGAATATTACGGCAAATGCAAGCATCCCGACAGCCCTGCCATGCGTGATCCTAATCCTGTAGTGATATTACAGCCCGGCGTCGGTATGTTCACATTCGCAAAGGACAAGCAGACGGCAAGAGTCGCAGCCGAGTTCTACGTTAATGCGATTAACGTGATGAGAGGTGCCGAGGCAATCTCAGACTACGTCGCACTCAAGAGACAGGAAGCGTTCAACATCGAATACTGGCTGTTGGAGGAAGCTAAACTTGCACGACGGCCGAAACCTAAACCATTATCCGGCAGGGTAGCATTGATAACCGGGAGCGCGGGCGGAATTGGAAAGGCGATCGCCGAGAAGTTTGTGAAAGAGAGCGCGTGCGTGATCATCTGCGACAACGACAAACAAAGACTCGAAGGTGCAAAGGCTGAGTTCTCGAAGAAATATGGAAGAGACGTGTTCATCGCCGATACGGTCGATGTTACTAATTCATCCGACGTACAAGAACTGTTCGATGAGGCGTCGTTAGCGTTTGGCGGAGTAGACATAGTCGTGAACTGTGCTGGTCTTTCCATTTCAAAGCCATTGGAAGGGCACACGGAGAAGGATTGGGACATCCAGTACGACGTGATGGTGAAGGGGCAATTTCTTGTGACACAAAAGGGTGTGGAAGTCATGCGCAAGCAGAACTTCGGCGGCGACGTCCTGAATATCGTCAGCAAGAACGCGCTTGTCAGCGGACCGAATAACGCGGCATACGGATCTGCCAAAGCAGCGCAACTTCATCTCAGCCGGCTCAACGCAGCCGAGCTTGGCAAAGACAGGATTAGAGTAAACATCGTGAATCCGGACGCGGTGATCACGGACAGCAAAATCTGGAGCGGGGCATGGGCCGAAGGACGCGCTAAAGCTTATGGCGTGAAGGTGAAAGAGCTGCCCTCATTCTATGCGAAGAGAACTCTCTTGAACGAAATCATCAATCCGGAAGATATCGCTAATGCCTGTTTCGCTTTCGTATGTGGACTGTTGGACAAGTCGACAGGCAATGTCCTGAATGTCGACGGCGGAGTGGCTGCGGCATTCGTGAGATAG
- a CDS encoding SDR family NAD(P)-dependent oxidoreductase, whose protein sequence is MTQDLLSKVVLITGSTAGLGMLTAQHIASRGATVLLHGRNRQKGKEVLSAIKESTGSKKLEYYNADLSSLDEVNAMAESVLAEHKELHLLVNNAGIGGGPRGTGNRELSRNGYELRFAVNYLSHFLLTHRLLPLIKASAPSRIINVSSIGQHNIDFGDVMLAKSYESFRAYRQSKLAQIMFTIDLSEELKGTGVVVNCLHPATLMNTNMVYEFFGSTMSSVEDGAEALEYVALSEETGKVTGTYFDGKRKSRALDQAYDPDARRQLKELSEKLCGISTETAR, encoded by the coding sequence ATGACACAAGATCTGTTGAGCAAAGTAGTATTAATAACCGGCTCTACTGCCGGCCTGGGTATGTTGACAGCGCAACATATAGCGTCCCGGGGAGCCACAGTTCTCCTGCACGGTCGAAACCGGCAGAAAGGAAAAGAAGTGTTGTCGGCAATCAAAGAGTCAACGGGGTCTAAGAAGCTCGAATATTACAATGCAGATTTATCATCTCTTGATGAAGTAAATGCCATGGCAGAAAGTGTCCTCGCAGAACACAAAGAACTCCATCTTCTCGTGAATAATGCCGGCATCGGCGGCGGACCCCGAGGTACCGGGAACAGGGAGCTGAGCCGTAACGGCTATGAGTTGAGATTTGCAGTGAACTATCTTTCGCATTTTCTTCTGACACACCGCCTGTTGCCGCTCATCAAGGCAAGCGCTCCTTCTCGAATCATCAACGTGTCTTCGATCGGACAGCATAATATAGATTTCGGCGACGTCATGCTCGCAAAAAGCTACGAGAGCTTTCGTGCCTACAGGCAGAGCAAGCTGGCACAAATAATGTTCACGATTGATCTGTCGGAGGAGCTTAAGGGAACGGGAGTCGTAGTGAATTGCCTGCATCCGGCGACTCTAATGAACACCAATATGGTTTACGAATTTTTCGGAAGCACAATGAGCTCGGTCGAAGACGGGGCCGAAGCGCTTGAATATGTCGCACTCTCGGAAGAAACCGGGAAAGTCACAGGTACATATTTCGACGGGAAAAGGAAATCCAGAGCGCTTGATCAGGCATACGATCCCGATGCGCGCAGGCAGCTCAAAGAGTTGAGCGAAAAGCTTTGCGGGATTTCGACCGAGACCGCTCGCTGA
- a CDS encoding DUF1343 domain-containing protein, translating into MKFPAAAILLSLILPAASLCQDVVKTGDEVFVEDDLPTIVGKKVGIITNQSGVLQDGRDIIDVLASVADSVVVFSPEHGLSGNASAGAPVNNGVRAGVRVYSLYGETLKPTPEMLKGIDLLLYDIQDVGARFYTYISTLDLTLEAAAENHIRYIVLDRPDMIRSDLIDGPVLEDSLRSFVGIQPIPSVYAMTAGELASMFNGEHMLKNGVQADLRVIRMQNYRRRMWYDETGLKWITPSPNLPDMNSIEVYPGDVVIEGTNLSEGRGTDHPFTSVGAPFINSQTLADLLNGQGLAGVEFEPTDFTPQSRPSAANPKYNRLLCHGVEIDVTDRDVLRPAEMGVTLVWAINKLYPDELKFNDADFDRLCGTKDVRLGILAGKTPEEIFEGWSKGLKRFQDTREKYLLY; encoded by the coding sequence ATGAAATTTCCGGCAGCAGCGATTTTGTTAAGCCTCATTCTGCCGGCAGCATCGCTGTGCCAGGATGTGGTGAAGACCGGCGACGAAGTGTTTGTTGAAGACGACCTTCCGACAATAGTAGGAAAGAAGGTCGGCATCATCACCAATCAGAGCGGCGTGCTGCAGGATGGAAGAGACATCATCGACGTGCTGGCATCGGTGGCCGACTCCGTCGTTGTCTTTTCTCCCGAACATGGGTTGAGCGGAAACGCATCTGCTGGTGCGCCGGTGAATAACGGAGTGAGAGCCGGCGTACGTGTGTATTCCCTGTATGGTGAGACGCTCAAGCCGACACCCGAAATGCTGAAAGGGATCGATCTCCTGCTCTACGACATCCAGGATGTCGGTGCAAGGTTCTATACATATATCAGCACTCTCGATCTGACTCTCGAAGCCGCGGCAGAGAACCATATCAGGTATATCGTGCTCGATAGGCCAGATATGATCCGGTCGGACCTCATCGATGGGCCTGTGCTGGAAGATTCGCTGCGATCATTCGTCGGCATACAACCGATCCCGAGCGTTTACGCCATGACGGCAGGCGAGCTTGCGTCAATGTTCAACGGCGAGCACATGTTGAAAAACGGCGTGCAGGCGGACCTGAGAGTCATCAGGATGCAGAATTATCGGAGGAGGATGTGGTACGATGAGACCGGACTGAAGTGGATCACGCCATCACCGAACTTACCTGACATGAATTCAATAGAGGTCTATCCGGGAGATGTGGTGATCGAGGGAACGAACCTTTCGGAAGGACGCGGCACAGATCATCCTTTTACATCCGTAGGTGCGCCTTTCATAAATTCCCAGACGCTTGCCGATCTCCTCAACGGTCAGGGTCTTGCGGGCGTCGAATTCGAGCCGACAGATTTCACACCGCAATCGCGTCCATCGGCTGCCAATCCGAAGTACAACCGGCTGCTGTGCCATGGCGTCGAAATAGACGTGACCGACAGAGACGTTCTGAGACCGGCAGAGATGGGAGTGACGCTTGTGTGGGCAATCAACAAATTGTATCCGGACGAGTTGAAGTTCAACGATGCGGATTTCGACAGGCTCTGTGGAACAAAAGATGTTCGGCTTGGTATCCTTGCGGGAAAAACACCGGAGGAGATCTTCGAGGGGTGGTCTAAAGGGCTGAAGAGGTTTCAGGATACAAGGGAAAAGTATTTGCTGTATTGA
- a CDS encoding response regulator, translated as METILVVEDNEEIAALLKFKLTHSGYQVVQAENGKAGLEVAKRSRPDLIILDVMMPIMNGLEMMKALKSDEALKAIPVIILTALSNESEIVEGLDLGADDYITKPFRVQEFAARVGAVLARCQISNHSQP; from the coding sequence GTGGAAACAATACTTGTAGTCGAAGACAACGAAGAAATTGCAGCACTTTTAAAGTTCAAGCTGACGCATTCGGGGTACCAGGTCGTTCAAGCGGAAAATGGGAAGGCGGGCCTGGAGGTGGCCAAACGCAGCCGGCCGGATTTGATAATACTCGATGTAATGATGCCTATTATGAACGGTCTGGAGATGATGAAAGCTTTAAAAAGTGACGAAGCTCTTAAAGCAATTCCGGTGATAATACTTACGGCACTGTCGAACGAGTCGGAAATAGTCGAAGGTCTCGATCTCGGTGCGGATGATTACATCACCAAGCCCTTCAGGGTACAGGAATTTGCTGCTCGAGTAGGCGCGGTACTCGCGAGATGCCAAATATCTAATCACTCACAGCCTTGA
- a CDS encoding T9SS type A sorting domain-containing protein: protein MNNHTETRCVCSNRFYFVFAAFTLLLFATAASAQSPPLGSPTSRSIQSILNPDGSIRASATQGSFDAHGYTMVTGKDGAPRFIQAASDPNDKNWDPSFTVAGVGGLAYIAAVNGDTLYVGGMFGNAGHVVANGIAAYNLTTNTWSALDTTSPDRGVSGTGVASILVNGNDIYIGGSFSSAGGVAANDIVDYNTATRTWTALGSGTSNGVDNWVAAMLYVGGNLYVGGEFTHAGGAAANYIARWDGSSWHTLGSGVDSWVYTLAINGGNLYAGGYFKNAGGDTANYIAKWDGTNWSHVGTSKTDLNGIVNSIVLAGNSMYLGGAFTTAGSTTVNGIAKWSGTSWSAVGSGVSGAVIGLMWFGNKLYACGSFTTAGLVTVNNVVEIDTSTNTYSALGSGTTVGSNGQLWWGTVANGKLYLPGQLTTAGGSSAFGIARWDGTNWSSLGGSTNAPGGNVFALALSGSNVYVGGYFPTAGSIVANNIAVFNKSTSTWSSLGTTTANGVDSHVDAIAVSGSNVYAGGGFTHAGGLPANHIAMWNGTKWNTLGTTPNDGVDNNINALAAFGTDLYVGGGFTHAGGSSANFVAKWNGTAWSALGSGVDNTVYAVASGTSEIYFGGHFANAGGSLAAHIASWNGSTWSALGSPTNGVDNDVKALAAYGDTVFVGGNFANAGGSAANHLAKWNTHQWTPLAAGVNGNVAALAIDGTNLFIGGSFTASGLVNANHVVEWSIADSSFSTLGDGLNLGSDAIASAGNDTYVGGNFSTAGNKPSYCLARYNPNLVAVKDRPPVAGSFELLQNYPNPFNPTTTIDYKLSSVSHVTLKVYDILGREVATLVNETESPGEYSARFDGSNLASGVYFYRIQAGAFNATKKLMLMK from the coding sequence ATGAACAACCATACCGAAACACGGTGCGTTTGTTCGAACCGTTTCTACTTTGTATTTGCTGCTTTCACACTGTTACTTTTCGCGACGGCAGCATCCGCACAATCACCACCCTTGGGATCTCCGACTTCCCGTTCCATCCAATCCATTCTAAATCCCGACGGAAGCATAAGAGCTTCTGCGACACAAGGGAGCTTCGATGCCCATGGATACACGATGGTTACAGGAAAGGATGGCGCACCACGATTCATACAGGCCGCGTCCGATCCCAACGATAAAAACTGGGATCCGTCGTTCACCGTTGCCGGAGTCGGTGGATTAGCTTATATAGCTGCGGTGAACGGAGACACGCTCTATGTCGGTGGCATGTTTGGCAATGCCGGCCATGTCGTCGCCAACGGCATAGCAGCATATAACTTGACCACTAACACATGGTCGGCGCTCGATACGACAAGCCCGGACCGCGGCGTAAGCGGCACCGGTGTCGCTTCCATACTTGTAAATGGCAACGATATCTATATCGGCGGATCGTTCAGCTCGGCAGGCGGCGTTGCGGCGAACGACATAGTGGATTACAACACTGCAACACGAACATGGACGGCGCTCGGTTCCGGCACAAGCAATGGAGTCGATAATTGGGTCGCGGCCATGTTGTATGTCGGGGGCAACCTGTATGTTGGCGGAGAGTTTACTCACGCGGGCGGAGCCGCTGCAAATTACATCGCAAGATGGGATGGATCCTCATGGCACACTCTCGGATCGGGAGTCGACAGTTGGGTTTACACTCTCGCGATCAACGGTGGAAACCTGTACGCCGGAGGATATTTTAAGAATGCAGGAGGTGATACGGCAAATTACATCGCAAAGTGGGACGGGACGAATTGGAGCCACGTCGGGACCTCTAAGACAGATCTCAATGGCATTGTTAACTCGATCGTCCTTGCAGGAAACTCAATGTACCTCGGCGGTGCCTTCACGACTGCAGGTAGCACAACCGTGAATGGAATCGCAAAGTGGAGCGGAACTTCATGGAGTGCCGTTGGATCCGGAGTAAGTGGCGCGGTGATCGGTCTCATGTGGTTCGGCAACAAGCTCTATGCCTGCGGTTCATTCACAACAGCAGGTTTAGTCACTGTTAACAATGTCGTGGAAATAGATACGTCCACTAATACGTATTCTGCGCTGGGCTCAGGTACAACTGTAGGCAGCAACGGCCAGCTTTGGTGGGGTACTGTTGCCAACGGAAAACTTTATCTGCCGGGGCAACTTACTACCGCGGGCGGGTCAAGCGCCTTTGGAATAGCACGCTGGGATGGCACGAATTGGTCGTCATTAGGCGGTTCAACGAACGCTCCGGGCGGAAACGTTTTTGCGCTCGCACTGAGCGGCTCCAACGTTTATGTCGGAGGATATTTCCCCACTGCGGGATCAATAGTGGCGAACAACATTGCCGTTTTCAACAAGAGCACTTCGACATGGTCTTCGCTCGGGACTACGACAGCGAACGGAGTTGACAGTCACGTTGATGCCATTGCGGTGTCCGGCAGTAATGTATATGCGGGAGGAGGATTCACTCATGCCGGAGGCCTCCCGGCCAACCACATTGCAATGTGGAACGGCACGAAGTGGAACACGCTCGGGACGACTCCGAATGACGGAGTCGACAACAATATTAATGCGTTAGCCGCATTCGGAACGGACCTGTATGTTGGTGGAGGCTTCACACACGCAGGTGGGTCTTCTGCCAACTTTGTTGCGAAGTGGAACGGGACGGCATGGTCGGCTCTTGGCTCCGGCGTCGACAATACTGTGTATGCAGTTGCCTCCGGGACAAGCGAGATTTATTTCGGCGGTCATTTTGCAAATGCCGGAGGGAGCCTGGCAGCACACATTGCATCATGGAACGGGTCGACCTGGTCTGCACTCGGCTCGCCTACAAACGGAGTCGATAATGACGTAAAGGCATTGGCAGCTTATGGCGACACCGTGTTCGTCGGAGGCAACTTCGCGAATGCCGGCGGAAGCGCCGCCAATCACCTTGCGAAGTGGAACACACACCAGTGGACTCCTCTTGCGGCAGGTGTTAATGGCAATGTGGCTGCTTTAGCAATCGACGGCACAAACCTCTTTATCGGAGGAAGTTTTACGGCAAGCGGACTCGTTAATGCTAACCACGTAGTCGAGTGGAGCATTGCAGACAGCTCATTCTCAACTCTTGGCGACGGGTTGAACTTAGGGTCCGATGCAATCGCTTCAGCCGGGAACGACACTTATGTCGGCGGCAATTTCAGTACCGCAGGAAATAAACCATCGTATTGCCTGGCCAGGTACAATCCCAACCTCGTTGCGGTAAAAGATCGACCGCCTGTTGCCGGGTCTTTCGAGCTTTTGCAAAACTATCCTAACCCCTTTAACCCGACAACGACTATCGACTATAAGCTTTCATCGGTCAGCCATGTTACTCTGAAGGTATACGATATACTGGGAAGAGAAGTGGCGACACTTGTTAACGAGACGGAAAGCCCGGGTGAATACAGCGCTAGGTTCGACGGGAGCAATCTTGCCAGCGGCGTGTATTTCTACCGGATACAAGCCGGTGCATTTAACGCAACAAAGAAACTGATGTTGATGAAGTAG